Proteins encoded within one genomic window of Bradyrhizobium sp. 186:
- a CDS encoding lysylphosphatidylglycerol synthase transmembrane domain-containing protein, whose amino-acid sequence MRRILLSTAKILISAALLYLALRKVDLSELFSRFTVTSLFWIGTAIAITFLQIFVGVLRWREISAECGAPLELRRAMRYNVIGAFFNQTLPSAIGGDAVRLWLVARAGAGWRAATYSIFVDRAIGLIALAIIIVASLPWSYNLITDPHGRSALLLVDLAALAGGLGFLIFGALKWPWLKTWWATHHIHACAVIANRVIFSRSRGPTIAILSLAIHVLAVVIAWCVVQSISAPVSFAQVFLLVPPVMLITLMPISIAGWGVREATMGLAFGFAGLAANEGVNVSLLFGAVSFIVGAFGGLVWILSAEKAAQGSAPLGVPE is encoded by the coding sequence ATGCGCCGAATCCTGCTGTCGACGGCCAAAATCCTGATTTCCGCGGCACTGCTCTATCTGGCGCTGCGCAAGGTCGATCTGTCCGAACTGTTTTCGCGTTTCACCGTGACCAGCCTGTTCTGGATCGGCACGGCGATCGCGATCACCTTCCTGCAAATCTTCGTCGGCGTGCTGCGCTGGCGCGAGATCAGCGCCGAATGCGGCGCACCGCTCGAGCTTCGCCGGGCCATGCGCTACAACGTGATCGGCGCATTCTTCAACCAGACACTGCCGTCGGCGATCGGCGGCGATGCGGTCCGGCTGTGGCTCGTCGCGCGCGCCGGCGCCGGATGGCGCGCTGCGACCTACTCGATCTTCGTCGACCGCGCGATTGGTTTGATCGCGCTTGCGATCATCATCGTCGCGAGCCTGCCCTGGAGCTACAATCTCATCACCGATCCGCACGGGCGCTCGGCACTGCTGCTTGTCGATCTTGCGGCGCTCGCGGGCGGCCTCGGCTTCCTGATTTTCGGCGCGCTGAAATGGCCCTGGCTGAAAACCTGGTGGGCCACGCATCACATTCACGCCTGCGCCGTGATCGCGAACCGCGTGATCTTCAGCCGCTCGCGCGGACCGACGATCGCGATCCTGTCGCTCGCCATTCACGTGCTCGCCGTCGTTATCGCCTGGTGCGTGGTGCAGTCGATCTCCGCACCTGTCAGCTTCGCCCAGGTCTTCCTGCTCGTCCCGCCGGTCATGCTGATCACCTTGATGCCGATCTCGATCGCCGGCTGGGGCGTGCGCGAGGCGACCATGGGCTTGGCCTTCGGCTTCGCCGGGCTTGCCGCCAACGAAGGCGTCAACGTCTCGCTGCTGTTCGGTGCGGTCTCGTTCATCGTCGGCGCGTTCGGCGGCCTCGTCTGGATCCTCAGCGCGGAGAAAGCCGCACAAGGGTCGGCGCCGCTCGGGGTACCGGAGTGA
- a CDS encoding glycosyltransferase family 4 protein: MQPSGKIVVASQHYPPDPSTTAAIMAEIACRLAVDHEVVVLSGSTGALPASQTGPGKPRVVAVKNRMTGKAALARRAAAEILFVVRTFVALIRELRQGDVVLTVTAPFMLPYAVAAAAKLKRARSALILHDLFPDVLVMAGLLKPGSLVAKMMRAANALMFRALNAVITIGRDAERPLLSYRGMTRNKIRFIPNWTTLVPAPRPVTPDNPFRKALSARFVVGLSGNLGFTHDPEIVFEAARLLKDDPDIHFLLSGWGIGFERLKQLQAVSNLPNIGLVARVEDAELEAFLTSADLWIIPYRKDVAGVSVPSRFYNLLAVGRPVVLVSEPEAEAALTVVENGLGWVVTPGRADQLAEAIRNASRSDRDAMTERAVKAASKFDRATAMNAYAALVDELLRNPELAEQR; this comes from the coding sequence ATGCAGCCTTCCGGCAAGATCGTCGTCGCGAGCCAGCATTATCCGCCGGATCCGAGCACAACAGCGGCGATCATGGCGGAAATTGCCTGCCGCCTCGCCGTGGATCACGAGGTCGTCGTGCTGTCGGGATCGACCGGCGCGCTGCCCGCCTCGCAAACCGGACCGGGCAAGCCGCGCGTCGTTGCCGTCAAGAACCGGATGACGGGGAAGGCCGCGCTGGCGCGGCGCGCCGCCGCCGAGATCCTGTTCGTGGTGCGCACCTTCGTCGCGCTGATACGGGAGCTGCGGCAGGGCGACGTGGTGCTGACCGTGACCGCGCCGTTCATGCTGCCTTACGCGGTTGCGGCGGCGGCGAAGCTCAAGCGTGCGCGGTCCGCTCTGATCTTGCACGATCTCTTCCCCGACGTGCTCGTGATGGCGGGCCTCCTGAAGCCCGGTTCGCTCGTGGCCAAGATGATGCGCGCCGCAAATGCCTTGATGTTCCGGGCGCTCAATGCCGTCATCACGATCGGCCGCGATGCGGAACGGCCGCTGCTGAGCTATCGGGGCATGACGCGGAACAAGATCCGCTTCATCCCGAACTGGACGACGCTCGTGCCCGCGCCACGGCCGGTGACACCGGACAATCCGTTTCGCAAGGCGCTGTCGGCCCGCTTCGTCGTCGGCCTCTCGGGCAATCTCGGCTTCACCCATGATCCGGAGATCGTGTTCGAGGCGGCGCGCCTGCTGAAGGACGATCCGGACATTCACTTCCTGCTCTCCGGCTGGGGCATCGGCTTCGAGCGGTTGAAGCAGTTGCAGGCGGTCTCGAACCTGCCCAATATCGGCTTGGTGGCGCGCGTCGAGGATGCGGAGCTCGAGGCGTTCCTGACCTCTGCCGACCTCTGGATCATCCCGTACCGGAAGGACGTTGCCGGGGTGTCGGTGCCGAGCCGGTTCTACAATCTGCTGGCGGTCGGGCGTCCCGTCGTGCTGGTCTCCGAGCCAGAAGCCGAAGCCGCGCTGACGGTGGTGGAAAACGGGCTCGGCTGGGTCGTGACGCCGGGCCGTGCCGATCAACTGGCCGAGGCGATCCGCAACGCGTCTCGCTCCGACCGTGACGCCATGACGGAGCGGGCGGTAAAGGCGGCATCGAAGTTCGATCGCGCCACCGCGATGAACGCCTATGCCGCCCTGGTCGACGAATTGTTGCGCAACCCCGAATTGGCGGAGCAGCGATGA
- a CDS encoding nucleoside-diphosphate sugar epimerase/dehydratase, translated as MTRLSHLTLRNFLIALHDLLATTAALFAAFYLRFEGGDGFFDRLPLLFQILPYFLAFSVVVFFIFNLTTTKWRFISLPDALNIIRVATVLTVTLLALDYIFVAPNVRGAFFLGKVTIVLYWFLEISFLSASRMAYRYFRYTRVRRHARTEDAAPTLLIGRAADAEVLLRGIESGAIKRIWPVGVLSPSRADRGQFIRNVPVLGDIDDIEEVIADFAKRDKPIGRLVMTPSAFEPDARPEAILMRARKLGVIVNRMPSLESGDTPRLTAVAVEDLLLRPSEQIDYARLESLIRGKAVIVTGGGGSIGSEICERIVAFGAARLLILENSEPALYAVTEAIAAHGTGAAIEGRIADIRDRERIVRLMAEFKPDIVFHAAALKHVPILERDWSEGVKTNIFGSINVADAALSAGAEAMVMISTDKAIEPVSMLGLTKRFAEMYCQALDHDLAAGAGRAKPPMRLISVRFGNVLASNGSVVPKFKAQIEAGGPVTVTHPDMVRYFMTIREACDLVITAATHALGTVRSDVSVYVLNMGQPVKIVDLAERMIRLSGLQPGYDIEVVFTGMRPGERLHEILFASEEPTVEIGVAGIMAAQPNEPPMQTLRKWITALEQAIARDDRATIRTILKDAVPEFGSTAA; from the coding sequence CGGCGGCGCTGTTCGCCGCGTTCTACCTGCGTTTCGAGGGCGGCGACGGCTTCTTCGACCGCTTGCCGCTGCTGTTCCAGATTCTGCCCTACTTCCTCGCCTTCAGCGTGGTCGTATTCTTCATCTTCAATCTGACCACGACGAAATGGCGGTTCATCTCGCTGCCCGACGCACTGAATATCATCCGCGTCGCGACCGTGCTGACGGTGACGCTGCTCGCGCTCGACTATATCTTCGTCGCTCCCAACGTCCGCGGTGCCTTCTTCCTCGGCAAGGTGACGATCGTCCTCTACTGGTTCCTTGAGATATCCTTCCTCAGCGCGTCGCGCATGGCTTATCGCTACTTCCGCTATACGCGGGTGCGGCGTCACGCCCGAACCGAGGACGCCGCGCCGACACTGCTGATCGGCCGCGCCGCAGATGCCGAGGTACTGTTGCGCGGCATCGAGAGCGGGGCGATCAAGCGCATCTGGCCGGTCGGCGTGCTGTCGCCGTCGAGAGCCGATCGTGGCCAGTTCATCCGCAACGTGCCGGTGCTGGGCGACATCGACGACATCGAAGAGGTCATCGCCGACTTCGCCAAGCGCGACAAGCCGATCGGGCGCCTGGTGATGACGCCGTCCGCGTTCGAGCCGGACGCTCGTCCGGAAGCGATCCTGATGCGGGCGCGAAAGCTCGGCGTGATCGTCAACCGCATGCCCTCGCTCGAGAGCGGCGATACGCCGCGGCTGACTGCCGTCGCGGTCGAGGACCTGCTGCTGCGGCCGAGCGAGCAGATCGACTATGCGCGGCTGGAATCCTTGATCAGGGGCAAGGCGGTGATCGTCACCGGCGGAGGCGGCTCGATCGGCTCCGAGATTTGCGAACGCATCGTCGCCTTCGGTGCTGCGCGCCTCCTGATCCTGGAAAATTCCGAGCCGGCGCTCTACGCGGTCACGGAAGCGATCGCGGCGCACGGCACCGGGGCCGCCATCGAGGGGCGGATCGCCGACATCCGCGACCGCGAGCGCATCGTGCGCCTGATGGCCGAGTTCAAGCCGGACATCGTGTTCCATGCCGCGGCGCTCAAGCACGTGCCGATCCTCGAGCGCGACTGGAGCGAGGGCGTCAAGACCAACATCTTCGGCTCCATCAACGTTGCGGACGCGGCGCTCAGCGCCGGCGCCGAAGCGATGGTGATGATCTCCACCGACAAGGCGATCGAGCCGGTGTCGATGCTCGGCCTGACCAAGCGCTTCGCGGAGATGTATTGCCAGGCGCTGGATCACGACCTCGCGGCCGGGGCCGGCCGCGCCAAGCCTCCAATGCGCCTGATCTCGGTCCGGTTCGGCAACGTGCTGGCCTCGAACGGCTCGGTGGTGCCGAAGTTCAAGGCCCAGATCGAGGCCGGCGGCCCGGTGACGGTCACGCATCCCGACATGGTCCGCTACTTCATGACCATCCGCGAGGCCTGCGACCTCGTCATCACGGCGGCGACGCATGCACTCGGAACCGTGCGTTCGGACGTGTCGGTCTACGTCCTCAACATGGGCCAGCCGGTCAAGATCGTCGATCTCGCCGAACGCATGATCCGCCTGTCCGGCCTTCAGCCCGGCTACGACATCGAGGTCGTTTTCACAGGAATGCGGCCGGGTGAGCGCTTGCATGAGATCCTGTTCGCGTCCGAGGAGCCGACAGTCGAGATCGGCGTCGCCGGCATCATGGCCGCGCAGCCGAATGAGCCGCCGATGCAAACCCTGCGCAAATGGATCACGGCACTCGAGCAGGCGATCGCGCGGGACGATCGGGCCACCATCAGGACCATCCTGAAGGATGCGGTGCCGGAATTCGGATCGACCGCGGCCTGA
- a CDS encoding mannose-1-phosphate guanylyltransferase/mannose-6-phosphate isomerase: MDKRIIPLIMCGGAGTRLWPASREVRPKQFLPLFGTRSTFQDTLLRVSDSALFDRPIVITNASYRFMVLEQLAEIGIEADVILEPMRRDSGPAIAAGAVFAQNRAADAIVLALAADHVVQDNAAFVAACREGLTAASAGRIVTFGVKPERPATEYGYISPGEVITGEVHAVARFVEKPDAVKAADYVNSGYLWNSGNFMFPAALLLDEYRRVDAASVDAVANAVTHAGRDLGFVTLEPQAFGSAKAISIDYAVMEKTSRAAVVPVACGWSDVGSWLAVWELSEKDAQGNAAHGAAVFEDSRNCNVTTDSALVALEGVDDLVVVATADAVLVSRQKDANGLKRLVTKLKAVAPKVTEEHLKVHRPWGSYQSVDNGERHQVKRIVVKPGGRLSLQKHHHRAEHWIVVRGAARVTVNETVKTVHENESIYIPMGAVHRMENPGKIMLELIEVQTGSYLGEDDIIRIEDDYQRS, translated from the coding sequence ATGGACAAACGCATTATCCCCCTGATCATGTGCGGCGGTGCCGGCACACGGCTGTGGCCGGCCTCGCGCGAGGTGCGGCCCAAGCAATTCCTGCCGCTGTTCGGCACCCGCTCGACCTTCCAGGACACGCTGCTGCGCGTCTCGGATAGCGCGCTGTTCGATCGTCCGATCGTCATCACCAATGCATCCTACCGTTTCATGGTGCTGGAGCAGCTGGCCGAGATCGGCATCGAGGCCGACGTGATCCTCGAACCGATGCGGCGCGACTCCGGGCCCGCGATCGCTGCGGGCGCGGTGTTCGCGCAGAACCGCGCCGCCGACGCGATCGTGCTCGCGCTCGCCGCCGACCATGTGGTGCAGGACAATGCCGCCTTCGTCGCCGCCTGCCGCGAAGGCCTCACGGCCGCGAGTGCCGGGCGCATCGTCACCTTCGGCGTTAAGCCGGAGCGGCCGGCAACCGAATACGGCTATATCAGCCCGGGCGAGGTGATCACCGGTGAGGTGCATGCGGTCGCGCGCTTCGTCGAGAAGCCTGACGCCGTGAAGGCTGCCGACTACGTCAACTCCGGCTATCTCTGGAACAGCGGCAACTTCATGTTCCCGGCCGCATTGCTGCTCGACGAATATCGCAGGGTCGACGCGGCGAGCGTGGATGCGGTCGCCAATGCGGTCACCCATGCCGGCCGCGATCTCGGCTTCGTGACGCTGGAGCCGCAGGCGTTCGGCTCGGCCAAGGCGATCTCGATCGACTATGCGGTGATGGAGAAGACCTCGCGCGCCGCGGTGGTGCCGGTGGCTTGCGGCTGGTCCGATGTCGGCTCCTGGCTTGCGGTGTGGGAGCTGTCGGAGAAGGACGCGCAAGGCAACGCCGCGCACGGCGCCGCGGTGTTCGAAGACTCCCGCAACTGCAACGTCACCACCGATTCCGCGCTGGTCGCGCTCGAAGGCGTCGACGATCTCGTCGTGGTCGCGACTGCGGACGCGGTGCTGGTCTCGCGCCAGAAGGATGCCAACGGCCTGAAGCGCCTGGTGACCAAGCTCAAGGCGGTCGCACCGAAGGTTACCGAGGAGCATCTCAAGGTGCACCGGCCCTGGGGCAGCTACCAGTCGGTCGACAATGGCGAGCGCCATCAGGTCAAGCGCATCGTGGTCAAGCCCGGCGGGCGGCTGTCGCTCCAGAAGCACCATCATCGGGCCGAGCACTGGATCGTGGTCCGCGGCGCTGCCCGGGTCACCGTCAACGAGACCGTGAAGACGGTGCACGAGAACGAGTCGATCTACATCCCGATGGGCGCGGTGCACCGGATGGAGAACCCCGGCAAGATCATGCTGGAGCTGATCGAGGTCCAGACCGGCAGCTATCTCGGGGAAGACGACATCATCCGGATTGAAGACGACTATCAAAGGTCGTAA
- a CDS encoding NAD-dependent epimerase/dehydratase family protein yields MSEGKPVVLVTGASGFVGRHVVPALAREGWSVRRAVRSAEGIDDEVVIETIGPETDWQAALEGVDAVVHLAARVHHKHEEHAVQLYRNVNIAGTLHLARSAATAGVRQFIFVSTVLVHGRSNEGRAPFSEDDILTPRGLYGMSKAAAEAGLRTLARDSAVKISVIRPPLVYGAGAKGNFALLTRAVNLGLPLPFAAIRNHRAFLAVQNLSSFILRRLSHPDPASNFEIFLVADREQVSTPEFIERLAMASGKSPRLFGVPPELLSTLLSVIGQQDTRDSLIGSLELNVSKAIETGWQPQVTLDEGLRLALSA; encoded by the coding sequence ATGAGCGAGGGTAAACCGGTCGTGCTGGTGACGGGAGCGAGCGGCTTCGTCGGCCGTCATGTCGTGCCCGCGCTGGCGCGCGAGGGATGGTCGGTCCGCCGCGCGGTGCGCAGCGCGGAAGGCATCGACGATGAGGTCGTCATTGAAACGATCGGCCCCGAAACCGACTGGCAGGCCGCGCTCGAAGGCGTCGATGCCGTGGTTCATCTCGCCGCCCGCGTGCATCACAAGCACGAGGAGCACGCGGTCCAGCTCTACCGCAACGTCAACATCGCCGGCACGCTGCACCTGGCGCGCAGCGCGGCGACGGCCGGCGTACGCCAGTTCATCTTCGTCAGCACGGTCCTCGTGCATGGCCGCAGCAATGAGGGCCGGGCGCCGTTCAGCGAGGACGACATCCTCACGCCGCGCGGCCTCTATGGCATGTCCAAGGCGGCGGCCGAAGCGGGGCTGAGAACGCTGGCGCGCGACAGCGCCGTAAAGATCTCGGTGATCAGGCCGCCGCTGGTCTATGGTGCGGGCGCCAAGGGCAATTTTGCGCTGCTGACGCGTGCGGTGAATCTGGGACTGCCGTTGCCCTTTGCCGCGATCCGCAATCATCGCGCTTTCCTCGCGGTGCAGAATCTCTCGTCGTTCATCCTGCGCCGGCTCTCCCATCCCGACCCCGCGAGCAATTTCGAGATCTTTCTGGTGGCCGACAGGGAGCAAGTCTCGACGCCCGAATTCATCGAGCGCCTGGCCATGGCGTCCGGCAAGAGCCCGCGGCTGTTCGGCGTGCCGCCGGAGCTGCTCAGCACGCTTCTCAGCGTGATCGGCCAGCAGGATACGCGTGATAGCCTGATCGGCTCGCTCGAGCTCAACGTCTCGAAGGCGATCGAGACCGGCTGGCAGCCGCAGGTCACTCTCGACGAGGGCTTGCGGCTTGCACTGTCGGCTTAG
- a CDS encoding DegT/DnrJ/EryC1/StrS family aminotransferase — protein MNQHLRSDPIPFIDVGSQRRRLGASLDAAVKRVLDHCQFVNGPEVAELEAQLAAYCGAKHVICCASGTDALLMVLMAKNVGPGDAVLCPSFTFIATASPAARTGATPVYVDVDEATFNMSPESLKRGIATARKAGLKPVAVIPVDLFGQPADHDAIAEIAKAEGLFVLDDAAQGFGASYKGRKLGTLALATTTSFFPAKPLGCFGDGGAIFTDDDELAATLRSIRVHGQGVDKYDNVRLGLTGRLDTMQAAILIEKLTIFDDEIAARNKVAERYARGLSNVVTVPRLAPGCTSVWAQYTIRLPKGTDRDGFAAALKAQGVPTAIYYAKSMHQQTAYKQYPVADGGLPACESLSEDVISLPMHPYLDEAAQERIIAAVRGALST, from the coding sequence ATGAACCAGCATCTGCGTTCCGATCCGATTCCCTTCATCGATGTCGGCTCGCAGCGCCGCCGGCTCGGCGCCTCGCTCGATGCGGCCGTTAAGCGCGTTCTCGACCATTGCCAGTTCGTCAATGGCCCGGAGGTCGCCGAGCTCGAGGCACAGCTTGCGGCCTATTGCGGCGCCAAGCACGTGATCTGCTGCGCCAGCGGCACTGATGCGCTTCTGATGGTGCTGATGGCGAAGAATGTCGGGCCCGGCGATGCCGTGCTGTGTCCGTCGTTCACCTTCATTGCGACCGCTTCGCCGGCGGCGCGGACCGGCGCGACGCCGGTCTACGTCGATGTCGACGAAGCGACCTTCAACATGAGCCCCGAGTCGTTGAAGCGCGGCATTGCGACCGCCCGGAAGGCCGGCTTGAAGCCCGTCGCGGTCATCCCTGTCGACCTGTTCGGACAGCCTGCCGATCACGATGCCATCGCCGAGATCGCCAAGGCCGAGGGCCTGTTCGTGCTCGATGACGCCGCGCAGGGGTTTGGCGCGAGCTACAAGGGCCGCAAGCTCGGCACCCTGGCGCTCGCCACCACGACCAGCTTCTTCCCGGCAAAGCCGCTCGGCTGCTTCGGTGACGGCGGCGCAATCTTCACGGATGATGACGAACTCGCCGCCACGCTGCGCAGCATCCGCGTGCACGGGCAGGGCGTGGACAAATACGACAACGTCCGGCTCGGCCTGACCGGCCGGCTCGACACCATGCAGGCCGCGATCCTGATCGAGAAGCTGACAATTTTCGACGACGAGATCGCCGCCCGCAACAAGGTCGCGGAACGCTATGCGCGCGGCCTGTCCAACGTCGTCACCGTGCCGCGGCTTGCGCCCGGCTGCACCTCGGTCTGGGCGCAATATACCATCCGCCTGCCCAAAGGCACCGACCGGGACGGCTTTGCCGCTGCGCTGAAGGCTCAGGGCGTGCCGACCGCGATCTATTATGCGAAGTCGATGCATCAGCAGACCGCCTACAAGCAGTATCCGGTCGCGGACGGGGGCCTTCCTGCCTGCGAAAGTCTGTCGGAGGACGTCATCAGCCTGCCGATGCACCCCTATCTCGACGAGGCCGCCCAGGAGCGAATCATCGCGGCAGTGCGCGGCGCGCTTTCAACCTGA
- a CDS encoding SDR family NAD(P)-dependent oxidoreductase, with amino-acid sequence MMDQAILVTGAAGFIGFHVARQLLAEGRPVIGLDNLNNYYDPALKQARLELLRNDPRFSFVQADLADRETIAALFARHEFAKVVHLAAQAGVRYSIDHPHAYADSNLQGFLNVLEGCRNNGCRHLVYASSSSVYGANTKLPFAVQDRTDHPVSFYAATKKANELMAQSYSHLYRLPVTGLRFFTIYGPWGRPDMAMFLFVNAIMAGRAIRLFNHGRMRRDFTYIDDVTRVVSKLIDRLPADDPAAANAPSKIYNVGNHRPEELMHVVALLERELGLTANRELLPMQPGDVLETFADVEDLMRDTGFAPSTPIEHGVRNFVTWYRDYFKV; translated from the coding sequence ATGATGGATCAGGCGATTTTGGTCACGGGTGCCGCCGGCTTCATCGGCTTTCACGTCGCCCGGCAGCTCCTGGCTGAAGGCCGGCCCGTCATCGGGCTTGACAATCTCAACAACTATTACGATCCGGCACTGAAACAGGCGCGTCTGGAGCTATTGCGAAACGATCCCCGCTTCTCCTTCGTGCAGGCCGATCTCGCCGACCGTGAGACGATCGCGGCGCTGTTTGCGCGACATGAATTTGCCAAAGTCGTGCATCTCGCGGCGCAGGCGGGCGTGCGCTACTCGATCGACCATCCGCACGCCTACGCCGATTCCAACCTCCAGGGCTTTCTCAACGTGCTCGAGGGCTGCCGGAATAATGGCTGTCGTCATCTCGTCTACGCTTCGTCATCCTCCGTTTATGGCGCCAACACCAAACTGCCATTTGCCGTGCAGGACCGGACCGATCATCCCGTGAGCTTCTACGCCGCGACCAAGAAGGCGAATGAGCTGATGGCGCAGTCCTACAGCCATCTCTACCGGCTGCCGGTCACGGGCCTGCGCTTCTTCACCATCTACGGCCCGTGGGGACGGCCCGATATGGCCATGTTTCTGTTCGTGAACGCCATCATGGCGGGCAGGGCGATCCGGCTCTTTAACCATGGCAGGATGCGTCGCGACTTCACCTATATTGACGACGTGACCCGTGTAGTATCCAAGCTGATTGATCGCCTGCCCGCGGATGATCCGGCAGCCGCAAATGCGCCGTCCAAGATCTACAATGTCGGCAACCACCGCCCCGAGGAACTGATGCATGTCGTCGCTCTTCTGGAGCGGGAGCTGGGCCTGACGGCGAACAGAGAGCTGCTGCCAATGCAGCCTGGAGACGTGCTGGAAACGTTCGCGGATGTCGAGGATTTGATGCGCGACACCGGCTTTGCGCCGTCAACGCCGATCGAGCACGGAGTCCGTAATTTTGTCACCTGGTATCGGGACTACTTCAAGGTTTGA
- a CDS encoding Gfo/Idh/MocA family oxidoreductase — translation MSSRESAPAKAGLRVGVIGAGVMGSNHARVLAGLPGVSLVGVVDPSPAHRTRTTELANCQGFETLDQLLATGVDAVTIAAPTHLHHEVALACIANNIHVLVEKPIASTVAEGREIVAAAQKAGVTLMVGHVERFNPAVAAVKQAIAGEDILSIAITRVGPFPPRMSNVGVVIDLAVHDIDLIRWFTESDIVEVQPQLSSAIAEREDIALLQFRTASGVLAHINTNWLTPFKARSVTVATRGKYVMGDLLTRQVTECFGFKPDGSYSMRHLPVGHDEPLRAELIAFLRAVRHGETPAVTGDEGVASLEIATQCLETPSRPAATSSPARTGPRRVAG, via the coding sequence ATGAGTTCCAGAGAGTCTGCACCTGCAAAAGCGGGCTTGCGCGTCGGCGTCATCGGCGCGGGCGTGATGGGTAGCAACCACGCGCGCGTGCTCGCGGGGCTTCCCGGCGTCAGCCTGGTCGGTGTGGTCGATCCCTCGCCGGCGCACCGGACCCGCACCACCGAGCTTGCCAACTGCCAGGGTTTCGAGACGCTCGATCAGCTCCTCGCCACGGGCGTCGATGCAGTCACGATCGCGGCGCCGACCCACCTGCATCACGAGGTCGCGCTCGCCTGCATCGCCAATAACATCCACGTGCTGGTCGAGAAGCCGATCGCCTCCACGGTTGCGGAAGGGCGCGAGATCGTCGCCGCCGCACAAAAGGCCGGCGTCACGCTGATGGTCGGCCATGTCGAGCGCTTCAATCCGGCGGTCGCCGCGGTCAAGCAGGCGATCGCGGGCGAGGACATCCTGTCGATCGCGATCACGCGTGTCGGCCCGTTCCCGCCGCGCATGTCCAATGTCGGCGTCGTGATCGATCTCGCCGTGCACGACATCGATCTGATCCGCTGGTTCACCGAATCCGACATCGTCGAGGTGCAGCCGCAATTGTCGAGCGCGATTGCCGAGCGCGAGGACATCGCGCTGCTCCAGTTCCGCACCGCCTCCGGCGTGCTCGCCCATATCAACACCAACTGGCTGACGCCGTTCAAGGCGCGCAGCGTCACGGTCGCGACCCGCGGCAAATACGTGATGGGCGATCTGTTGACGCGCCAGGTCACCGAATGTTTCGGCTTCAAGCCGGACGGCAGCTATTCGATGCGGCATTTGCCGGTCGGCCATGACGAGCCGTTGCGCGCCGAGCTGATCGCGTTCCTCAGGGCCGTGCGCCACGGCGAGACGCCGGCGGTGACCGGCGACGAGGGCGTCGCCAGCCTCGAAATCGCCACGCAGTGCCTCGAAACGCCATCGCGGCCCGCAGCCACGTCGTCGCCAGCCCGCACGGGCCCGCGCCGCGTCGCCGGCTGA
- a CDS encoding glycosyltransferase family 4 protein encodes MNPATDALAAAPSLLAVAIAALISALVTWISRPLLQRYALARPNARSSHRIPTPQGAGIAVIAATLLVASIWAAWANVAIPSALLGATVLIALVGLADDIMSLPVLVRLVLQAAAVGAVVFTAPETARIVPALPLALERGLILLAGVWFVNLVNFMDGLDLMTVVEVVPVTAALLLLGWLGEVSWPAALIAATLCGGMLGFAPFNRPIAKVFLGDVGSLPIGLLLGWCLLELAWHGQPAAALLLAAYYLADSTLTLFRRIARREPFWSAHRTHFYQRATDNGFEVSRVIGEVFLLNLVLAGLAILTIRAGSTAITALALLAGAIAVGLVLRRFSRAQAS; translated from the coding sequence GTGAACCCGGCCACCGATGCTCTCGCAGCCGCGCCGTCGCTGCTTGCCGTCGCGATCGCCGCGCTGATTTCGGCCCTCGTCACCTGGATCAGCCGTCCCCTGCTCCAACGCTACGCACTGGCGCGGCCGAATGCGCGTTCCTCGCATCGCATCCCGACCCCGCAGGGTGCGGGCATCGCGGTGATCGCCGCGACGCTGCTGGTTGCTTCGATCTGGGCGGCGTGGGCGAACGTCGCGATCCCTTCCGCGCTGTTGGGCGCGACGGTGCTGATCGCATTGGTCGGCCTTGCCGACGACATCATGTCGCTGCCGGTGCTCGTGCGGCTCGTGCTGCAGGCCGCCGCCGTCGGCGCCGTCGTGTTCACCGCGCCCGAGACCGCGCGTATCGTGCCTGCGCTGCCGCTCGCGCTGGAGCGCGGCCTCATCCTGCTCGCCGGCGTCTGGTTCGTGAACCTCGTCAACTTCATGGACGGGCTCGACCTGATGACGGTGGTGGAGGTGGTACCGGTCACCGCGGCGCTGCTGCTGCTCGGATGGCTCGGTGAGGTGTCATGGCCGGCCGCGCTGATCGCCGCGACGCTGTGCGGCGGCATGCTCGGCTTCGCGCCGTTCAACCGTCCGATCGCAAAGGTGTTCCTGGGCGATGTCGGCAGCCTGCCGATCGGCCTCCTGCTCGGATGGTGCCTGCTCGAACTCGCCTGGCACGGGCAGCCGGCCGCGGCGCTGTTGCTGGCGGCCTACTACCTCGCGGATTCCACCCTCACGCTGTTTCGGCGCATCGCGCGGCGCGAACCGTTCTGGTCGGCGCACCGCACGCACTTCTACCAGCGCGCCACCGACAACGGCTTCGAGGTCTCGCGGGTGATCGGCGAGGTCTTCCTGCTCAACCTGGTACTCGCAGGGCTTGCCATCCTCACCATTCGCGCCGGTTCGACGGCGATCACGGCGCTCGCGCTGCTGGCGGGCGCGATCGCGGTTGGATTGGTGCTGCGGCGGTTCTCGCGCGCTCAGGCGTCCTAA